TAACATACTCTCAATAAAATAAAAAGAGCGGTTTTACCTCCAATAAAACCGCTCAAAGTCAAACAAAAATTAAAATTAATGTTTAACCCAAATACTTTTAATTATGAAATTTTTAAAACTCTCAATTGCATTTTTTATTGTATGCCAAACTATGTTGGCACAACAAGAAATCAACACTTCGTTCAAGGACGAAATGAACGACATTTTTCAAAATCTCGACAAAGATAAGGTTCCACATGGAATATTACTGGATTTCGGAATGGAATTTACCAATGTAAAGGCTTTTAACGGAAGCCTGACCGATAGCACTTTTATAAATAAAATAAGACTTAAAGAAATTTATAAAACACTACTTACATCACGAGTTAAAAATGTGAGCGATGGTTTTGTGTTACCTGATGACTTTGATAGGAACTGGCACAATGCAAGAAATAAAAATGAAATAGTATTGTCTGGTCTATATTTTAAGTATGCCAGGCTAAGCGATGAAGCTTACCCTGACAAAATAATTATAGAAGACGAAAAGTTGTATGATAAATATGTGGAGGGTGTCTGGCAAGATCCCTACGAAGAAAACAAGACTTTTGCCATAACAACTCCGTCGCTTCATTACAAAAACCTTGCAGTTAATGTAAAGCTACCCGAAAGTCTTTTTTATAGCAATGTAGTCGCTGAAGTTGAACGTATAGAAATAGATATGGATGACGGGCAAGGATATCGCAACATGCCTTTCAACCAGCGGATCTCTACAACTTATGAAGAGGAAGGTAATAAAATATGGAAATACAAAATTAAATTATCCGATGGTAGTATCCTGCAAAGCCACTCTAAAATAAAGATCTCAGAAGGTGTAAATTCATCACCATTGTATGATAGACAAACGGCTACAAGGTCAAGTAGTAGCTTTAACTGTAATGGCAATGGCAGATACCATTTTGAATTAACAGCATCGGAAGCCTATTTAGGTCAAAATGCGAATGTAAAGGTCACTCTTGATGATGCTAATAATGATTGTGAAATAAGAAAACCCCTAATAGTTGCTGAAGGTTTTGATGTGGGTACATTATTAAATCCTGAAAATCAGTTTGGTGCGAATGATATTAATATTTTTTCTGGTTCTATTCTTCAGTCTAATAGTGAGTTAAATGAATTAATTCTTGGTAATGAGCAAGAATACGACATAATCTATGTAGATTGGGAAAATGGTGTAGATTACTTACAACGCAATGCCTTAGCTCTTCAAGAAGTTATTGAATGGGTAAATACTAATAAAGTCGGTGGAGAGCAAAACATAATTTTAGGTCAGAGTATGGGAGGAGTCATTGCCAGATATGCACTTACTGATATGGAAAATGATAATAACAATCACGATACTAAACTTTTTATATCTCATGATGCACCACAACAGGGAGCTAATGTGCCTCTCAGCTTTCAATATATGTATAGACATTTAACCAATCAATATATCACAGCTTCTCAAACCCTATTCGGTGGTTCAGTTTTAGTGCCATTATTAGAAGATGAGTTTAGTGTTTCAACGTATTTGTCCATTTTAGATACACCTGCCTCAAGACAACTTTTAAAAGTGTGGTCAGACTTAGGATATAATATGAACAATACCATACATAACAACTTTTTCCTGTTTTCGTCGCTGGGACACCCAAATCAAAAATCGAATAGATTTGCAATTTTTTTCTGCTCTTCACTTTTGATGTGAGTTAGATAAGTTATCTCTTTTGTTATTGGATGTTTTATTTTTACCGCATAAATTGTTTTTGCTATGTTGATAGCCTTCTCAGGACTTAATGAAGATTTCTTTTCATTGAGTTGCCTTTCTAGTTCCTTGTGTATTTTATATCTTGCAAAAGCTATGCAAATGTGAGCTTCAATCCTACGCTGAACTCTATGATAGATTGGTCTTATTTTCAAGTCTGTCTTAGCTATTCTGAAAGCCTTTTCAATCTTCCATAAATGACTATAATTCTCTAAAATTTCATTTTTATTCAATTTAGCATTAGTTATATAGCCTTTTAGACCATCCCATTTTGCATCTGTTTCAAATTTTGTTTTGTCTATTGAAACTTTTAGCTCTCCATCAAGTTTTAGATATTTATTGTAACCTCTGTTATTGATACTTGACTTGGTTAGTTTTCCTGATCTAATTTTCTTTTCCAGTCTCTTTAATCCCTTTTCTCTATTGTGCTTATCTTTCTTGGCTCTTGAATCGGAATAGCTTATGATAAGTCTCAAATTACCTTTTTCTACAACTGCACTCTCTCCATTTTTAAGTTTTAAAGCTAATATTTTTTCTTTTATAAAGGACTTCTCATTTTTAATTCTAGCTCCAAGAATAAATTCATAACTTTTGCTTTGAAGTTCTTCTATGTTTTTAGAAGAAAGTAGCCCAGAGTCAGCGATGATGACTAATTGATCTAATCCGTATTTTTTCTTAAAACTATCAATGACTGGTAGCATGGTGTGTCCTTCAAATTTATTGCCTTCAAAAATATCGTAAGCCAATGGGTAACCATCTTTGCTAACTAATAACCCTAGTACAATTTGCGGATTTTGATGTTTGCCTTCTTTAGAGAAGCCTGTTTTGCGTAATTCATCTTCGTTATCAATTTCAAAATAAATAGTGGTAACATCATAGAATACTACATTTATTGTTCCATCTAGTATTTTCAAGGTATGATTATAACTAATTTCTTGTATTTGGGATTTGTGTTGTTTATGAAGCTTATCCATGTATCGGTAAATAACTTGAACATCAATAGCTTTATGTTGGTACTTAAAAAGATAATCTGATGTCTTAAGCTTACTAGAAGGGTAGCAAAGTCTAGCAAGAACCAATTGCTTAAATAAATCATGATTAATTTGATTGAACCCAATCTGATTAAAAAGCTTTCCTAAAAGCAGTTCCGGATATAAACAGATATTTCTTCAAGTCCTTGAAGAACAAGTTCTGTGTGCTGTCTATAATCGTTAAAATCTAATTCTTGTGCTCCCGTATAATTTTTTATCCATTGTTTACCTTGTTCATATAGATGGTCAACTTCAATTTTAGTAGCACTGCTGCCAATGGTCTTTAATAAGCGATACTTGCCACTACTTTTGTCAATGACTTGGACGCTAATTACACCGCTTTTATTTTTCTTTTTGCGAACAAACACAGTGCAAATTTACTAAAAAGACACCCTGGGACACCCAAAATGAAAACAAAAATATCGTAACTAATACGCTTTGAGTAAGTTATGAAATTTAAGATTTTAAATTGTCGAAAACAGGAGTGTTTCAACGTATTTGTCCATTTTAGATACACCTGCCTCAAGACAACTTTTAAAAGTGTGGTCAGACTTAGGATATAATATGAACAATACCATACATAACAACTTTTTTAATGAACTCCAAAACTTAAACTCAAATAATGGATACCCTAATCAAAATGGCATTAGAAATATTGCCATAAGTAATGGTAGTGAGTGTGGCACGCCTTTGAATTTTAATCCTGGCGACCCATTATTTGATCTTGATTATAACAAAGACCTATCATTTTGGGGTGATTTATTAAGCATGATCTATAATCCTTTAGGAGGAACAATTGGAGGTTTATTTCTTGACCAAGATTTTTTTGGTGTAGCTTTGTTAGGTTTAGTGCCTGGTAGTTCACAATATATAGTTGATTTTGAAGCAAAATCGCTAAAGAAATCTTTTTTAGGTGCAAACCATCAAATATATAATGGGCTTATTAGATATAAAAAGAAAATCTATTGGATATTTAATTCACAAGTTACTATTACTAGTGTTAATGTTAACCAACCAAGTCTTGCAAATTTACCTTTAGATTATTACGGTGGAGGCTTTTTTGAAACTGGTAATGCTGTAGATTTAAGTTTTTTACCAAGCGATTTGAATATTTTTATAGAAGATAATTTTAGTTTCGTCCCTACTGCAAGTGCTTTAGATATTGGTGGTGGCAGTGTAACTTTATATGATACCGATTATAAAGACTCATATGTTGGTGCAATTCCTCCAACAGGTCTAAAAGCATCTCCATTTGATAATTTTACAACAGCTTTTTCTAATCCTAACACAAATAACAATGAAAGACATTTAGAGTTTAATAAACGAAATGGTGATTGGTTGGCTAAAGAAATTATTGGCGCAAATATAGATTTTACAGACTGTTCATATCTTTGTAGTGGCAATATAGAGGGGTCAAACAGAGTTTGCACCACAAATAATTTTACAATAACTGGTCAAACTAATTCAGTTTCATGGACTATTGAGCCTTCAAATGCAGGAACCATAAATATAAACCAAACAAATCCTAATAGCATTTCACTGGTTAGGAACACCAATTTTTTTGGTAGTGCAGTTTTAAAAGCAGTGGTTACAACTCAAAACTGTGGGTCTGGTGAAATTACAAAAAATCTTGAATTTGGAGCTCCAACAACTACTCAAAGTGTTTCTTTAAATGGTCCAAATAATTTAAATCCAGGGCAAACAGGTATATATTCATACAACACTACCTACTTTAATAATGCTACAAGTTATGACTGGTTATTTTTTAGTAATACTTTCCCAAATGCAGATCAACATTTTGAACTAAATATAATTAGCAATAGCACATTTACGGTAAAACCTGATTTCGATGTTCCAGGCGGTTATTATACAGTCCAAGCGAGAATTATAAACACTTGTGGTTTTTACTCTTTATCTAAAACAATATATGTAGAAGAAGGAGACGGAACACCTGTTTTATATAAAAATTCTAATATTTATAGAATATATCCTAATCCATCTTCATCATATTTTAATGTCAGTTTAATTAATGAAAATCAAACTCCAACAAGCTCAAAAGGAATTTTTGGAGAAATATTAGACTTAAATGGTTTATTTCTAAGGAAAATTGAAATGGTAAACAATAAAGCTCAAGTTGATATAATCGATTTGAAAAAAGGAATTTATATACTAAGAATCCATTATGATGGTAAAACTGAAGGACACCAAGTAATAGTTGAATAGAAAGACTACTTGCAACACGAGGCTATAAGTAATGCTGTATGATGTGCTTAATCGTTGTTCTGAGATTTTTTGCTAAATTTGTTGAATAGCTGAAAAGTAATTGCATTTTTGCACAGCACTTCTTATAGCCCGAAACGTTAGCGGGCATTCCCCATATCAAGAAACTCGATTAATTTCTATTGCTAACGATGCCGATAAAATATTGGTTATTATTTTTGTAATGATCCTTTGTAAGGTAGATTTTTCAAATGGTGCTTGAGATAGAGCCCGTGCGCTCATTCTGGTTGAAATGTAAATTGTAAACCAACATGCAGCAGGTATTGACATTGGAAGTCGGTCTCACTTTGTAGCAGTTGGACAAGCCCTAGAAGATGTAAAAGAATTTGGGGTTTATGCAGAAGATCTTACTGCAATTTGTCAACACCTAAAAAGCTATGGCATTACCTCAGTTGCCATGGAAAGCACAGGAGATTATTGGCAAAATCTTTTTACAGAACTCATCAAGCATGATTTTGAAGTTATTTTATGCAATGGAAAATTTACCAAACACGCAAAAGGTAAAAAAACAGATGTTAAAGATGCAAGATGGATTCAAAAACTGCATGCATTAGGTTTGCTTACAAGTAGTTTTTTGCCTGACCAGCAGACTGAAATACTTAGAACTTATGCACGTCAGCGAGGCAATATTATACATCAAGCGTGCGACTTCAAGAAAAATGCAAAAGCATCTTAAGTTTTTAAATTTTAGACTTGATGTTGTAGTTAAAGACATTTGTGGTCTTACAGGTCTTAAAATCATAGAAGATATTTGCAAAGGAAATTTAGACCCTAATGAACTTGCTAAGCATCGGCACTACAATTGCCGAAAGTCTGAGGCAGAAATAGCAAAAGCCCTCCATGGCAATAACAGGAAGACTTTCTTTTGGGTTAAAACAAGAATTTCAAACTTATCAGTTTTTACAAAAACAATTAAAGGCTTGCGATAAACAGATAGACCAATTCATAAAAAAGCATCTTGACACAAATCCAGAATTAAAAAAACTAAAAACCAATCCAAAACCTTATAAAAGAGAAAATAAGAATGCTCCCAAAATAAAGGATTTTAATCAAGTAGCTTATCAGTATTTTGAAGGTGTGGATCTGCTTGCCATTGAAGGCGTAAGTCATGCTACAATACTTAGTATTATACCAAGATAGGTCCGGAAGGATTTATAAAGTTTAATTCTTCAAAAGAATTTGTCTCTTGGTTAAGACTAGCACCAAACAACAAAATATCAGGCGGTAAAGTGCTTAGTTCAAAAGTTCCTAAAGGGAGTAATAGATTAAAAATAGCATTACGACAAGCGACTAATTCTATTGGAAATTTAAAAGATACACACTTGTCTGATTTCTTTAAGCGTGTCGCATTTAGAAAAGGAAGACAAGCGACAGTAAGCGCAACAGCAAGAAAATTGGGTGTAATCATATGGAATATGGTTACAAAAAAAGAACCTTATAAACCGCCAAAAGAATATCTATTCCTCGATCAAAAAAGAAAGTTAGGCATAGCCAAAAGAATGAGGAAACAAATCGCTAAATTTGGATTAACTAATGAAGATTTAGGCTTAAATGCAAATATCTGTAAAACAGCAACTTAATTTACGTTAGTCAGAATTTAAATCAACATCGTAAATGAAAAATAAAGCACTTCTAATTGGAAATGATATCAACAATGCTACTGAATCATATTCTTGGCAAGACTTAATTAATGGTCTATTGGATTATGCGAAGATTGAGCGTGGATTAAATCAAAAAAATAAACCTTTCCCGATGCTTTATGAAGAAATTTATCTTAATTCAGCAAAAAAATATAAAACGTCTGAAAGACGTTTAAAAAAATATATAGCATCTCAAACTCGAAATATGAAGCCAAATGAATTGCACAAGGCAATTTTAGATTTGGGTATTGAAAATATAATAACTACCAATTATGACTTATCTTTTGAAAAATCAGCAGATCTTGACTTAAAAAAATGTAGAAATAAGGGTTTTATAAAAGAAAGTCTTTATAGTGTTTTTAGATATCATCAAACAAATAAACACAAAGTTTGGCATATTCATGGAAGTCAAATTGCGCCGAACTCAATAACACTTGGTTATGAGCACTATAGTGGTTTTCTTCAGCAAATGAGAAATTATGTTGCTACTGGAACAAAAGGGAATTACTCAAAAAAGGACTTTCTGCCAATGGCAAAAAGAATAAAATCGGAAGATGTTAAATATGAAAGTTGGATTGACTTATTCTTTACGCACGACATTTATATATTAGGATTGAATTTAGATTTTGTCGAAATGCACTTGTGGTGGTTGCTAACTTACAGGGCAAGAGTAATGGTAGAAAAACGATTCCCAATTAACAACAAAATT
This genomic window from Flavobacterium sp. CS20 contains:
- a CDS encoding IS1634 family transposase, producing the protein MCLYPELLLGKLFNQIGFNQINHDLFKQLVLARLCYPSSKLKTSDYLFKYQHKAIDVQVIYRYMDKLHKQHKSQIQEISYNHTLKILDGTINVVFYDVTTIYFEIDNEDELRKTGFSKEGKHQNPQIVLGLLVSKDGYPLAYDIFEGNKFEGHTMLPVIDSFKKKYGLDQLVIIADSGLLSSKNIEELQSKSYEFILGARIKNEKSFIKEKILALKLKNGESAVVEKGNLRLIISYSDSRAKKDKHNREKGLKRLEKKIRSGKLTKSSINNRGYNKYLKLDGELKVSIDKTKFETDAKWDGLKGYITNAKLNKNEILENYSHLWKIEKAFRIAKTDLKIRPIYHRVQRRIEAHICIAFARYKIHKELERQLNEKKSSLSPEKAINIAKTIYAVKIKHPITKEITYLTHIKSEEQKKIANLFDF
- a CDS encoding T9SS type A sorting domain-containing protein — its product is MNNTIHNNFFNELQNLNSNNGYPNQNGIRNIAISNGSECGTPLNFNPGDPLFDLDYNKDLSFWGDLLSMIYNPLGGTIGGLFLDQDFFGVALLGLVPGSSQYIVDFEAKSLKKSFLGANHQIYNGLIRYKKKIYWIFNSQVTITSVNVNQPSLANLPLDYYGGGFFETGNAVDLSFLPSDLNIFIEDNFSFVPTASALDIGGGSVTLYDTDYKDSYVGAIPPTGLKASPFDNFTTAFSNPNTNNNERHLEFNKRNGDWLAKEIIGANIDFTDCSYLCSGNIEGSNRVCTTNNFTITGQTNSVSWTIEPSNAGTININQTNPNSISLVRNTNFFGSAVLKAVVTTQNCGSGEITKNLEFGAPTTTQSVSLNGPNNLNPGQTGIYSYNTTYFNNATSYDWLFFSNTFPNADQHFELNIISNSTFTVKPDFDVPGGYYTVQARIINTCGFYSLSKTIYVEEGDGTPVLYKNSNIYRIYPNPSSSYFNVSLINENQTPTSSKGIFGEILDLNGLFLRKIEMVNNKAQVDIIDLKKGIYILRIHYDGKTEGHQVIVE
- a CDS encoding IS110 family transposase; the protein is MGSRSHFVAVGQALEDVKEFGVYAEDLTAICQHLKSYGITSVAMESTGDYWQNLFTELIKHDFEVILCNGKFTKHAKGKKTDVKDARWIQKLHALGLLTSSFLPDQQTEILRTYARQRGNIIHQACDFKKNAKAS
- a CDS encoding SIR2 family protein translates to MKNKALLIGNDINNATESYSWQDLINGLLDYAKIERGLNQKNKPFPMLYEEIYLNSAKKYKTSERRLKKYIASQTRNMKPNELHKAILDLGIENIITTNYDLSFEKSADLDLKKCRNKGFIKESLYSVFRYHQTNKHKVWHIHGSQIAPNSITLGYEHYSGFLQQMRNYVATGTKGNYSKKDFLPMAKRIKSEDVKYESWIDLFFTHDIYILGLNLDFVEMHLWWLLTYRARVMVEKRFPINNKIVYFYPSKYEKNSRHKLEMFKVNGVETIPEKLHGNYKLKYYERIINRIKNGI